Proteins from a genomic interval of Tachyglossus aculeatus isolate mTacAcu1 chromosome 8, mTacAcu1.pri, whole genome shotgun sequence:
- the RGS19 gene encoding regulator of G-protein signaling 19 isoform X2, whose protein sequence is MSHHETSPTAVQPVGQHRPNACCFCWCCCCSCSWNEDRERAWRASRDTKLETIPNCEACTKPSPEEIQGWAQSFDKLMKNPAGRNVFREFLRTEYSEENMLFWLACEELKTECNKHTIDEKARLIYEDYISILSPKEVSLDSRVREVINRKMQEPSSHTFDDAQLQIYTLMHRDSYPRFLNSANYKSLLQTVSRCSSES, encoded by the exons ATGTCCCACCATGAGACCTCCCCTACAGCCGTGCAACCCGTGGGTCAACACCGCCCCAacgcctgctgcttctgctggtgctgctgctgcagctgctcgtG GAATGAAGATCGGGAGAGGGCTTGGAGAGCCTCTCGAGATACCAAACTGGAGACCATCCCAAACTGTGAAGCTTG CACCAAACCAAGCCCCGAGGAGATCCAGGGCTGGGCGCAGTCATTCGACAAGCTAATGAAGAACCCCGCGGGCCGGAACGTGTTCCGCGAGTTCTTACGGACTGAGTACAGCGAGGAGAACATGCTCTTCTGGCTGGCCTGTGAGGAGCTCAAGACAGAGTGCAACAAGCACACGATCGACGAGAAGGCCCGGCTCATCTACGAGGATTACATCTCCATCCTCTCGCCCAAGGAG GTGAGCCTGGATTCACGAGTCCGGGAGGTCATCAACAGGAAGATGCAGGAACCCTCCTCCCACACGTTCGATGACGCCCAGCTACAGATCTACACTCTCATGCACAGGGACTCCTACCCCCGCTTCCTGAACTCTGCTAACTACAAGTCCCTGCTCCAGACCGTGTCCCGCTGCTCCTCAGAGTCCTAG
- the RGS19 gene encoding regulator of G-protein signaling 19 isoform X1, with protein MPTVYEAGKQYTGPETAGRPPSMSHHETSPTAVQPVGQHRPNACCFCWCCCCSCSWNEDRERAWRASRDTKLETIPNCEACTKPSPEEIQGWAQSFDKLMKNPAGRNVFREFLRTEYSEENMLFWLACEELKTECNKHTIDEKARLIYEDYISILSPKEVSLDSRVREVINRKMQEPSSHTFDDAQLQIYTLMHRDSYPRFLNSANYKSLLQTVSRCSSES; from the exons ATGCCGACGGTGTATGAAGCTGGGAAGCAG TACACAGGACCCGAGACGGCAGGGAGACCCCCGTCCATGTCCCACCATGAGACCTCCCCTACAGCCGTGCAACCCGTGGGTCAACACCGCCCCAacgcctgctgcttctgctggtgctgctgctgcagctgctcgtG GAATGAAGATCGGGAGAGGGCTTGGAGAGCCTCTCGAGATACCAAACTGGAGACCATCCCAAACTGTGAAGCTTG CACCAAACCAAGCCCCGAGGAGATCCAGGGCTGGGCGCAGTCATTCGACAAGCTAATGAAGAACCCCGCGGGCCGGAACGTGTTCCGCGAGTTCTTACGGACTGAGTACAGCGAGGAGAACATGCTCTTCTGGCTGGCCTGTGAGGAGCTCAAGACAGAGTGCAACAAGCACACGATCGACGAGAAGGCCCGGCTCATCTACGAGGATTACATCTCCATCCTCTCGCCCAAGGAG GTGAGCCTGGATTCACGAGTCCGGGAGGTCATCAACAGGAAGATGCAGGAACCCTCCTCCCACACGTTCGATGACGCCCAGCTACAGATCTACACTCTCATGCACAGGGACTCCTACCCCCGCTTCCTGAACTCTGCTAACTACAAGTCCCTGCTCCAGACCGTGTCCCGCTGCTCCTCAGAGTCCTAG